The nucleotide window aagtagaaccttactcgcatctggattttattgcatttcatatttttaatcttCTCTTTATATCTAtatgtaatgtattatttataggttggattgaatttaaattttatttttattgtaaaccacccagagtccctcctcaggagggagatgggcggtgataaaaatttgataaataaataaaaccataagaatttttttctgttttccacaaaaagtccataaagggtttccagtcagcagtaaatgtagatactgtcttttctctaataaaagaagtcagtttggtcatctcagtgagttccatcttcaccaaccattcctccattgtaggtattgctgaatctttccatccttatgcatacaataatctcgctgcagttatcatatacaaaaacaaagttccatgacttttttccaactatttGTCCATcattcccaaaagaaagacctgtggtctcaattatatattaatctttcaaatcctctgaatcagtgttatgtatttgaatccaaaattttctagcttttttacatgtccaccaagcatgatataTGTCCCTtcctgttcacatttccaacataaatttgaagtgcctttatacattctagacaatttctctggtgacatataccaacagtgcatcattttataaaaattctctttaagattgtaACGTAATGCAAATTTcattcctttcaaccacatattttcccattgttccatctgtatgttataaccaaaaaaTTTAGCCCACTATATCAtacatcctgtcatgagtactgatggcaagcaggagggggcctctatccaggggggaaaacgcatgcgtagtagtgagaagttgagcagccattcaaagagacacagatcagacccgccttgactttggggtttatctgtctgggtttttcccacacttcttcagtttgttaggattttctgtcttatgtagcagtaataaacactagagacctactcctcgtctcagcgtgattcctgactgttaggacacatcctttcatttcttcttctgtttcaaatttcaataaaagtttatacattttagcaattacatgttcatcatttgtagataattccatttcaaactcagtcttccAATGTTCAAagccataaactcttttgtctgcTTTAATAGGCAAATTAAAGTCTttttaataactgtaaataagaaaacaattgGCAACTATGTccatcttctcttgattttattttgtattccccttgacaaaattctagcctctcacaataagttagccatttgtgtttgcctattttttttcgtctataaaatgctgcttgtgctgagagcacagcctggatttgtatctattccatattctcagtatggcacatctaacataatgatttttaaaatccacattaaccttgactctCGTACCACAGATACCCATGCCACCCTAATCTCAGGTCATATCCTTCTAACTCCAgaagccttctgtttctcagcagcacccactctttcatccagaccaaacagctagctgcaaaatacaatttcaaatcaggtaaacccagtcatcctctttcctttgcatcctgtaacaccttatatttaactcatggttctttccccttccacacaaatttaggtatatccttttgccactgtttaaatggtgcatccgttgtcaaaacaggtattgtctgaaacaaaaacatcattctaggcagaacattcatttttattccagAAATTCTCCTCAGCAgtgacaattgtagtttctcccatcttaacatatcttttttaacttcattccatgtctaacatagttattttaaaataacatgcaGCTCTGTACTTCATACACTTACTCTCCATATCAGCAGAGTAAATAAAGGGATCACTGAATACCATAGCACAGATGACTGAATCACCAGCACTTGTTTTAGAGAGAATAATTCCTGGATCTGGAGATTTTTCACAAGATCTCAGCAAGATGAAGCTCTCCCTTAGGTGACCATATACAAGTGAGGTACTTCTTCATGTGATTGCAAGATAGCAGAGTGGAAGGGACTCACGTCCTGGTGGAAGGACGGTACTGTGCTGTCTATAGATACCAACACTGCCCAAAGTGGTGTGCTAGGTAAAGATGCTCAAGCCATTGGTGAATTTAATTGCCCCTTTCTAGTCCAAAGACTGTGGTTCTTCACCTTAGATGAGATGAGTGATGAGCCACCTTGGTGTTTTTCCAAATGCCCAAACATCCTGTCTCAAGCTTTGATTCTGCACCCAGACCTAGGCTGGCTATAATTTTGTGCCTGAAAATGAATTGGAATGTCTCCTGATGTTCAGCCTTAAAGGTCTTGCAGTAAAAAACATCTTGGCCTCTAGGCACCTAGTTTGGCTTGGCTTTGTACCATGGTGCAAAAGACAGAGATTTATGGGATCAGCACAGATCCAGGAAGTATTTGGATTCCTCTAAATTGGattaaaggggagggggagcaaaCAGCTAATATATTACACAGTCAGACAGCTGCCTTGGGCTCTGTTTTCCTGGAGAGACAAGGGGCATTAGCTACTTTCAGAGGTGCAAGCCTGCTGTTACCCCTGATCACTCATAGAACTCATTTAATTCATGAGTTCTTATTATTGTTCTCTTCAAACTCATCTGACAGATCTCATTAACATCACTTGGAAGACATCCCTATCTTGGGCTAGGGGCGGTTACCTATGTATAGTCCATGAAGACAAGGTGATGCTGTGACTGGATCCCTACTTCATGCCCGAAGTCAGTTCCAAACTCCACCAAGCTTAAGCAATTGTGCTCCCCAATTTCTGCCCAAATTCTtgccaaaaaataattttactccttgttcaatacaataaaagtgtATCGCCCTACTAATATTTCTAGTATTTGCAATAGAACAATAGAAGGAATCTAGCTGGCTGCAGTTCCCCAATTATTCAGTTTTCACTCATGCATCCTGTGTCACTTTCCTTTTCAATTAGTGAATCAAAGTATTGCTTTGATTGAAGATAAACTTTTGATTGTTTGCCACACAGATTACTCCACTACTTTGCATATTTTGGGTTGCAGTAGTTTAAACAGAAAGTAATCCTGTGTGGCTCCTTGCTGGAATTTTTTTTAGACCAGTTCAGCAAAACTCTGATACAGATATATGGTATTGTTTGCAAACTACAAGTGGCCCTTGGTATGCTATTTCTGAATATCAACCTTAATTTTACACCAATCTATCTCACATGAATATGCAACACAATTGTGCATATACATAGTTTTTGAACAGTTTTACATCTTCCATTTAGGCTGAAGTCAAAGATTTTGACATGGTTCACATAAtgctgtttttctcttctcttctaagTGTCCCTAGAATACCGTGGGCTTTTGCCATGACTGAAGTATGTGGAGTGATTCTCTGTTACATCTGgttgctggttctcctccttcacaAGCACAGGTAGTTCTGAAATAGTATGCTATGTCCAAATTAAAGACAGTGTGTGTTTTTCTGCTATCCATCGTAGTTCCAGAGAAACAGGGAAGAGAACTTATTTACTATTAACGGGGAATGCTAACGTTTGTTTCCCACAAAGAAACCATCCACATGAATGGGGATTCACAGATGCTTTAGCCATTATCACAAAATTGATGCGTGTGAGTTGCATTACTGGTTGCATGGTATGCCAATCTAATAGTGACTTATATTGGTATGAAAAAAGATGGTTGCCTATGGCACATGCACATGTATGTAACTGCTATTCCCTGGATTCTCTTCCAAAATGTCTTTACTAACCTTGAAGGCTTAGTAAAGTTATCATGAGTTTTTCTGCCAGAAGGAGATGTTTATGTCAAGAAGAATCAAATGGAACTGATGTTGTGGACAATCCAAAATGTTGGAAGAGCAAGACATCATTTAGGGTGGGGTTGTTTTGTATTGCTAATTTGTTTAAACCCTATGGTAGACATCTTAAAGGTAGAACTTAACCATGGTGGGAGATTGCATTTCCACTTCTTGGCTGATTGGATAAATTTCACATGCAGTTCATATTATATTTAGTGTAATGCTTCTAGATAGGGATCCACAATTTTTGGTAGCCAAGTCTAATTGCAATCAACTGCATCTTGCTATGTCCATATCCTTGTTCTATATCTTCCTCTGAGATCAAAGATAATCTCTGTTACTCTTCTAGGTCTGGACCTATGATAGAGGTTTGTTGTATAGTCCCCTTTGGAGATGCTGGGATCAAGCCTGATTATGAACTTAGTTTGTACAGTCATTGTTTCCTGATTTACATGTAACTTGTAGCTTGTGGCTTCATAATGCAAAATTTTAAGCTAAGCATgtaaagaaaagaggaaatgctCAAGCTAATGGTTTGTTCCCAGTCTAATAGATTGTCCTATCTTTCATCTCAAGGAATAGATGAAGTTTCTTAAACAgcattgcagggttttttttcatatttgtaaTCACATGAAAGTCCttaaaccaaatatttattttcgtGGGATCACCTTGCAGCAGCAGAGGACAGCTGCACGGTCCCAAGAAACAATgaggctgctttaaagaactgcagacaggtgctatgtgAGTGCATCTTTTTCCCTTCAACTCCAATGTGCCACATAGCCCTAGCATTCAATGCAGAGAAATTGTGCCCACTCACCAAACCAAAGGCTTGGATCCTAAGATGAGTTAAGTTAAATAAGTTTCTGGAAGAGACTCTTCAGCCCCGTGGTACCCCACACAACCACCTGCACTCTCCACAAAGCATGTGTGGAGGGGATCCCTCCAGAACAACATGGGATGGCGATGCTGGTAAAGTTAGGGATGGCAGATAGTCATCCCATGAGCTTTCTAACTGTTAAAGCACTCTGGCTTCTTGTTTCTAGATCTATCCTTTTGCGACGACTATGCAGCCTGATGGGAACTGTGTTCTTGTTGCGTTGTGTAACAATGTTTGTGACCTCACTGTCTGTGCCAGGCCAACATTTGCAGTGTTCTGGAAAGGTAAGTCAGTGAGTCTCCAAGATCTTGAGCAAAGACCTTTGACCTCACCAGCACAGTGATTTTTTAACTGGATATATCAAATTAGGATTACCATGTGCTCTACACAGATTCAGTCCTAGTATATGGAAGACATACTGATGAACTCTTATGTTTACTGGCACAATATGGAAGCATTGAGTATTGGCAAACTATTGTACAACATGGGAATGTTAATTGAAATATTTACAGGTTGGTTATGCCAAACCTGATGGAATATATTTTTGAGGACTTTGAGCCCTTTAGAATGGGATATAGAAGTAACATTATTAAATATGTATAAAGCTCTTACGCAAATTgaagagtgattttttttaaattaaagctttattaattttttcaaagtataattaaagagTGATTGAAAGTATGCAAATCTAGGTTAACTGTCATACCTTACGCCAATACCTGAGCTGAATATATAAGGTATTGTTAGGCATGATAGTGTTCATTCAGGAATGAAGTCTGCAAAGTATTATTAAGAGGTAAATGCTTGGTGCATCCCCTATGGAAGAAAGTAAAATGCAAGCTGCGTTTACTTTACTGTGGGGGAAATGCCGCATTGATCTAAGGTCTTGTGtgttctcaatgtgttcctttcAAATGTTGTGCATGATTCTAATTCTAGTTATATGGCAATGTGTGGGCAAAACTTCAGCGAGCCTTTGCTATTTGGAGTGGATTTGGCATGACGTTAACAGGAGTGCATACCTGTGGAGACTATATGTTCAGTGGCCATACTGTTGTCCTGACTATGCTGAACTTTTTTGTTACTGAATGTAAGTAGAGAATTGAAAATAGAACAAGATTATTGTCTAGCTTGCCCCAACTTCtgttcctcctttctctttctggtTTTCTGCAGCATTTCTTACTCAGCAGATAAAGCAGTGGCACTTCAGGTGTtgctaaacttcaactcccaccaTCCTTTCCCCCAGAGGTCATGTTGGAtggagctgctgggagttgtagtttggcACTTTGTACCTAGGCTGCCTAGTTGTGAAATGAAGATTTCAGTCAGTGGGGGGGAAAAACCAGGTTTCAGCTGGAGAAACCAGAATCTAGTAGAGGTCATTAGCATTAGTGGCTGACCCCCATATTGGGTAAGCATACTTAGAAAAGACCTATTGAATGCTGCATGTTCCAATAATGTATGTCATTTGTGTTTTAGAAGTACAAGcaaaaaggatttatttatttataattttaaaacatttcactgACAACAGCATTCATGATCTGCATACTAATTCTGTGTTAAACTAGCCTCTTACTTACAAGAAATGTAATACAAGCATCATGAAAAGTAGCTATGCCTGTGCAGAGCTAACTACTGTTGGTGTTCTGGAAATTAAATCATAAACTATAGGCAAGCAGATGTCCTGTCCTCAGGCTTACAGTCTAATGGGcgaaagaaaagaatgagaatGGAAGATAAATATAGCGGAGGGAGATCAGTTCAGCTATCTTGACAAGGCAGGTTATTACAAGGCCAGAGTCCTTGAGAGTTGggcagtatattattattattattattattattattattattattttcaaaccaGTGAGGTCTATGTTGCTCTTCCCCTTGCTATTATTCCTGCTAAGAGAACAAGTTCCAGTAGTTTTCTAATATTTTTGATGGGAACTGTTCTGTTCCATAGCAGTTACTGAAGCTTCCTGCTTGCTTCTAGTTCACTGTCTGTCCAGAACATGTCTAGAACACAATTGAAAGTTCCAAGTCATGGGTGGTTGACTGCTGTGTTCCTTTTAGATACCCCAAGAAGCTGGAACTTTTTGCATACATTGTCTTGGGTGCTGAATCTGTTTGGGATCTTCTTCATTTTGGCTGCTCACGAACATTACTCCATTGATGTCTTCATCGCCTTCTACATCACCACAAGACTCTTTCTGTATTATCATACACTGGCGAACACAAGAGCCTATCAGCAAAGCAGAAGGGCCAGGATCTGGTTTCCCATGTTCTCCTTTTTCGAATGCAATGTCAATGGAACAGTTCCAAATGAATATTGCTGGCCCTTTTCAAAGCCAACCATATTGAAAAGATTAATTGGCTAAAAAATATCCAGTTTAATTTACATCGGTATGAAATACCTGCAACTAACTTTCTTCAAGAAGCATTGGACAGAAAGggttgctgtcacccagagcaTCTCCTCTGGCCTTGTTCATGCTGTCCTGGCTACAGGGCTCAAAGAACAACAACACATTGccatttcttaaatattcaggcaAAGTTGTTAAGCTGTAATGAAGTTCTGCATGAATGTGGTGAGGTTAAATTGCTGCTCCAGCAAATCTTGTAGCTTCCTTGTTTGGAGGATCTTAAATTGTTCTTTAC belongs to Candoia aspera isolate rCanAsp1 chromosome 6, rCanAsp1.hap2, whole genome shotgun sequence and includes:
- the SAMD8 gene encoding sphingomyelin synthase-related protein 1, giving the protein MESNSSLCIQRWSTRHVAKWLKEEGFCEYVDVLCDKHRLDGITLLTLTEYDLRSPPLEIKILGDIKRLMLSIRKLQKHHVDILEELGYCSDSPIGSLSPVIGCVQGREWFCNGEVQRDCDDCEPVSDLSAEQYQYTNGKSKHSARRLNPEYWKTALSCIYVFIVFGFTSFVMVIVHERVPDMQTYPPLPDIFLDSVPRIPWAFAMTEVCGVILCYIWLLVLLLHKHRSILLRRLCSLMGTVFLLRCVTMFVTSLSVPGQHLQCSGKLYGNVWAKLQRAFAIWSGFGMTLTGVHTCGDYMFSGHTVVLTMLNFFVTEYTPRSWNFLHTLSWVLNLFGIFFILAAHEHYSIDVFIAFYITTRLFLYYHTLANTRAYQQSRRARIWFPMFSFFECNVNGTVPNEYCWPFSKPTILKRLIG